The nucleotide sequence tgttgaaaaaaagatCCAACGGTGGAGAAAGCTGCTTAAGATTGAAGAACCCAAAAGAAGGAATCTAACGGTGTAAGGAATAGCGTCAAACCTAAGCCAAAAAAACCTCCCAAATTCTCTCCTTTTAAAAccctctcgatctctctctctcctctcagtcctctctctctctcgccgcatcgctgcttcttaaacctctcGGACGCGTACTCCTCTCTCGAACTCCGATTTAACATGGTAATCATTCTCTTCGCTTTTGCTTATGATTTATTCGTCTTCTAGGGTTTATATTTCGTGGATTCTTGATCTTAGGGTTTTCACAGTCTCAGATCTCACGAGATCGCGTCGATTTCTTCTttcgttttagggtttttctaatttttttttgtgaatatctTTGTTTCAGGCGCTACCGAATCAGCAGACCGTAGATTACCCTAGCTTCAAGCTCGTCATCGTTGGTGATGGAGGCACAGGTACGGtactcttcttcgtctttttcATCGAGTGATTACTGTTTATTTGTTTCggatttgagattttgttgtacTGATTGGGATGTTCGATtgctttttggtgtttttgtgcAGGGAAGACAACTTTTGTGAAGAGGCATCTTACTGGGGAGTTTGAGAAGAAGTATGAACGTGAGTATATCAAAAGATTTGCTCATGAATACACAGTTTTCTATTCTTTATGTCTTCATCTGATTTTGATGTTGAGTTCTGATCTTGTTTCTTGCAGCTACCATTGGTGTGGAGGTTCATCCTTTGGATTTCTTCACAAACTGTGGCAAGATCCGTTTTTACTGCTGGGACACTGCTGGTCAAGAGAAGTTTGGTGGCCTTAGGGATGGATACTAGTAAGTAGACTGATCTTCTTGATAGGTTAATGTGTAGAGTCGTTTTAGAGTACGCATAGTTTGGAATAGCTCTGGTTAGGGTTTGAAATTGGCAACTGATTCGTCACCTGGACAACTGGAATAGGACTGTTATGTTGTAGTAGTAATCTTAGTTGGTATTAGAGTATGCATAGTCGAACAATCTCACTATGACAATAGGAATAGGACTTGAATTGGTTGATTTAGATGGTTTCATTTGGATATATATCtaatctttaattttcttgCAGCATCCATGGTCAGTGTGCCATCATAATGTTCGATGTCACAGCAAGGCTCACATACAAGAATGTTCCGACATGGCATCGTGATCTTTGCAGGGTGTGTGAAAACATCCCGATCGTTCTGTGCGGGAACAAGGTTGATGTGAAGAACAGGCAAGTGAAGGCGAAGCAGGTCACATTCCACAGGAAGAAGAATCTGCAGTACTATGAGATATCAGCAAAGAGCAACTACAACTTCGAGAAGCCTTTCTTGTACCTTGCTAGAAAGTTGGCTGGAGACCAGAACCTTCACTTTGTTGAGTCACCAGCTCTTGCTCCACCAGAGGTTCACCTTGACATTGCTGCTCAGCAGCAGAACGAGGCCGATCTTGCAGCTGCCGCAGCTCAGCCNNNNNNNNNNNNNNNNNNNNNNNNNNNNNNNNNNNNNNNNNNNNNNNNNNNaattaatttgttaatataaaaatttgtttgcccaaacaaaaagaaactcttatgtaaaaatttgtaaaagtatataattaaaagttaaagaaaaaatgatacttatagaaaaattatttatatgtgAAAGTGATATAAAATGTGAAAGTGATATTTGTCTATAAATAGggtagtatatattattaatcaattatttatttatgtttttaaaataaaatatacgaTGGACctatattgttgaaaaaaagatCCAACGGTGGAGAAAGCTGCTTAAGATTGAAGAACCCAAAAGAAGGAATCTAACGGTGTAAGGAATAGCGTCAAACCTAAGCCAAAAAAACCTCCCAAATTCTCTCCTTTTAAAAccctctcgatctctctctctcctctcagtcctctctctctctcgccgcatcgctgcttcttaaacctctcGGACGCGTACTCCTCTCTCGAACTCCGATTTAACATGGTAATCATTCTCTTCGCTTTTGCTTATGATTTATTCGTCTTCTAGGGTTTATATTTCGTGGATTCTTGATCTTAGGGTTTTCACAGTCTCAGATCTCACGAGATCGCGTCGATTTCTTCTttcgttttagggtttttctaatttttttttgtgaatatctTTGTTTCAGGCGCTACCGAATCAGCAGACCGTAGATTACCCTAGCTTCAAGCTCGTCATCGTTGGTGATGGAGGCACAGGTACGGtactcttcttcgtctttttcATCGAGTGATTACTGTTTATTTGTTTCggatttgagattttgttgtacTGATTGGGATGTTCGATtgctttttggtgtttttgtgcAGGGAAGACAACTTTTGTGAAGAGGCATCTTACTGGGGAGTTTGAGAAGAAGTATGAACGTGAGTATATCAAAAGATTTGCTCATGAATACACAGTTTTCTATTCTTTATGTCTTCATCTGATTTTGATGTTGAGTTCTGATCTTGTTTCTTGCAGCTACCATTGGTGTGGAGGTTCATCCTTTGGATTTCTTCACAAACTGTGGCAAGATCCGTTTTTACTGCTGGGACACTGCTGGTCAAGAGAAGTTTGGTGGCCTTAGGGATGGATACTAGTAAGTAGACTGATCTTCTTGATAGGTTAATGTGTAGAGTCGTTTTAGAGTACGCATAGTTTGGAATAGCTCTGGTTAGGGTTTGAAATTGGCAACTGATTCGTCACCTGGACAACTGGAATAGGACTGTTATGTTGTAGTAGTAATCTTAGTTGGTATTAGAGTATGCATAGTCGAACAATCTCACTATGACAATAGGAATAGGACTTGAATTGGTTGATTTAGATGGTTTCATTTGGATATATATCtaatctttaattttcttgCAGCATCCATGGTCAGTGTGCCATCATAATGTTCGATGTCACAGCAAGGCTCACATACAAGAATGTTCCCACATGGCATCGTGATCTTTGCAGGGTGTGTGAAAACATCCCGATCGTTCTGTGCGGGAACAAGGTTGATGTGAAGAACAGGCAAGTGAAGGCGAAGCAGGTCACATTCCACAGGAAGAAGAATCTGCAGTACTATGAGATATCAGCAAAGAGCAACTACAACTTCGAGAAGCCTTTCTTGTACCTTGCTAGAAAGTTGGCTGGAGACCAGAACCTTCACTTTGTTGAGTCACCAGCTCTTGCTCCACCAGAGGTTCACCTTGACATTGCTGCTCAGCAGCAGAACGAGGCCGATCTTGCAGCTGCCGCAGCTCAGCCACTTcctgatgacgatgatgatgcaTTCGAGTAGATCTTCTAAAATGGCTGCCATGGTTTTCTCTATTATGCTGTTTTTGATTTGAGGTTACATATAAATCAATCGGTCTTTTCATAACAGATATTGAGAGAATTATATTGGGATTGTTTTGTTTGGAACCCAAAGAGAGTTTGcatctaagttttttttctgCCAAAAAGAATATGTGGTTATTGCAAAACTTTATTCCCATCCTCTTTTCTATTAACCAGTTGATGGATTTCTGATGCGACATTTAGCTACTTGGTCaagataaaactatatattaatcaGCATTAGGCATAAAAGGATTGTAATTAGCTGTGCAGTTTCGAATTGGTAGTCACCATTAGTGTTTCAGTTCCCTTACAGCTTGTATTCTCTCTTATTGTATCTCTCACAGGCCATGTCATGAATCACCATTAGTGTTTCAATTCCCTTACAGCTTGTATTCTCTCTTATTGTATCTCTCACAGGCCATGTCATGAATCACCATTAGTGAACATTGCAAGTTTTTTCCTCTAAGTCaacacaaagataaaaaaggaaagatgTTCGCATTTACATTCACAAGTTCGGAATAAATCGAAAAACCTGATTCGAAACTAGAGTGACATTTGTACAACCTACCCTCAAATTTATTCTATGTGACACAAGTTTTAGTTGTCAATGCTGCTGCTGGTGCTATCTGTATGTTGTACTGTTGTCATCAGAGATAAGGTTTCTTATCTGCATCAGATGTTCCTCATTCGAAATGTTCAATCTGAGACGGAGATTTGTAATCCACGTTTCTTGTTCCCAAGTTATAATTGGTCCAGATGCGTGCAACCTCTCAATACTGCTTCGGTATGCATCCAACTCTAACCTATGAACATCAGCTGCCTCGGAGCCTTTTCTTGGAATCTCcaacttcttcatctccatGCTTCCGTAGCCACAAAACGATGACTCTGTGTCACTAGTGTTACCAGTTTCTCTGGGACTGAATGAAACAGCACTGAGACCATCTGTATCCATGCTACAACTACCAACAGAAGAAGCAacactctctctatcttcttcttctgcttccatcatcttcttctttttcttcttcttctctctatcttgATTGTGCGGTTCAACCAAAGAGTAGGTCCGTTTCTTTAGACCTTTTGACAAAATCACATCAGACTCATCAAGCTTGTCTTTGCTCTCAGATGATATGTAGTCGCCTTTGGGATTCACCTTTCTCCTTAGTTCTCCAGTTGAAGTCTGTCCGCTTAACCTTGATGCACCCTTCAGCCAAAtggttaaacaaacaaaatgtcaGCTCAAAAACAAACTTTGGAAGATACAGTCAcagtggaagaaaaaaacaagtacCTGTCCGATCATGATCCACTCGTTATCTTGCCAAGATTGTCTAACACGAATGTCGGATTTGGTTACCTTAAACTTAAGTGAGGAACCAAGCAATCTAATCAAGAAACAACCATTCTCTAAAACCTTGGAAACGATTGCCATCTTCCAGGAACAACTTTCGAAAACCTCAAGAATGTCACCAGGAGCCCAAGAGTCTAGGACTTGTAAACGAGGAGGCTGAGGCCTCATACTCTTCCTCGGAACCCTCACCGTACCATCATCGCTTTCATACATGACAGTGTAGTAATGCCCATTTCCTGATATTATCTCTGCAGACCGCCAAGCACCAGATGGAACCGATGATTTGCTCAACACTTCAACTTTAGTTCCCTTTCTGAATCTCATCATTGCTGTTACAAAAAAACACCATAATGTGAATATCTTTTTCACATTCAAGCTGCttataaaatcagaaatttaaCAATAACATACGGTTAAAGGTCTAGCCTTTAACAATCAATCTGggcaaaaaataaaactcaaagtTGTTATCCTTGACTTGAAACCACAGAACAAGATAAAACCAATCACAGatcaaaaaaatagtttctttTGATGATCCTGACAACAAGTTGGAGCAATAAGATCCATTAGAATTCTCATTCACATAGCAGAAACTTCAACTTCAATCCATtggtataataattaaaacatatatcatcatcatcagatgcTTTTGCTTCATACATAAATCACTAGATTGCAGAAAAAGTCCTAAGATTGAGATTCCATTTTGAAGGATCAATCTAATCTTCATTAGTTAGAAATTGATTAAGGGAAGATAATCACTACATTAAGCGGACATGaaagagaattaaaaattcaaaaataaaaaaaaaaagttcaaaaaattgtgagttgtgaatttgtgatttaCCTTTTCGTTTTGAGGTCAGTGGATGCTTTAGCAAGCAAAGAAAGACATATGAAAgaatgattcttcttctgctgccagaaacaacaaacaaaaacttcacttctttgttttttttctttgattttctgGGCAACCAAACATTAGATCAAAAAGGGgtgtgtaaataaaaaaaaaaaaaaaaaaattaaaacgtatttgcaaataaattaataaaaaagggaaaagataaatttatatattccaCATCagcaaaactaaaactaaataaaatcaattaatcgttttagttttttttttttaaatgaagaagagaaataataaTAGTTCAACTTGCGAACCTGCAAATACAAGAGTAGAATTATCCAAAACCCGCATGAGAAATGgccttttgtttcattttctttgatATAAGATTTATCTCTTTTTGAAATTATTGGGTGAATATAaccatataaacaaaaacaaaaagaatgggTAAGTGACaataatttgatgttttataaattaagaaaaaaaaaaaaggagtaagaTTGATGTTTACTTTTACAAAGttaccaaaccaaaattgaaaTTCATTTGAAGTCATTTGAACACTAGTCTTTCAACCTATTTATATGGTAATCTATTTTAGTCAATAGACCACTATAAATTGGTTAATTGTTTCTACATTTTtcgttgatattttttctttctttctaggaatAGGAGTGGTGTATGGCATTCAATTAATTCAGTAAATGATTTGATAATAGATCTGATATGActtgacaaaaaatatatacattaaataGGGAGagagcaaaaaataaaaaatctgtaaaCTAGAAAAGCATAAATTTGATCACCTcgtctgaaatttattttaaagagaTGACCACATATGAAATACCCTATAACTTGTAGATTCATAACTTCAGTCTACTGACTACATTGATCGTCTTGGTTCAGATAATCCTTTTTGGATTTCGTCTGTGTGATTCGTTTTTCTTCGACATATCAAATacttacacacacacacacacactcttaTGTACTTCATTCTCGGATAATTATAGAAATTGTATTATAATTCATCCCTATTATCATATAGAGTTCATCAATAAATAAGACTATAATAAGAGTACAGACGTTACGTTATTTGTTCGTTTCTTGGTGAACACGAGCAAAGTGCGTGTTCGCTCGGGTGTGCCAAAAGTTTCAACATAattacttattatataaaagaataggttattatgaaagaaaaaaaaagaagaacaaaaaccgTAATGTTTGAGGATGGTCAAGTCAGGGTCAGGTGGCTTTATAGATAATTCCCAATTTAATTTTCAGCATAAGAAAAGATATAGAGATCGTACGGTCCTCGATCATTTGGCTTCTAACGAATAAAAAATGGTCTTttgtttacatttattttagtcGTTGTCGTGCAGTATTTATTGTTATCTTCTTGATTTCACAACGGATCATGGCATCACTTGTACACATTTTTTCGTAATATTTGGATGTTCCCCATTCATTTCCTAATGGTTCATAAGATTTTACAACTTTTGGATTCCATttctttagaaaaatttaaattgcTTCCTAATTGTATGAGCTCATGAATAAAAACTGTATGAAGGGTGTCCAAGATTTTTTCTACATacgtataataaaaaaaaaaacataatccaaaATCTTGTCTACTCTGTAAAAATTTGTAAGCAAAGCACACTTTTATCTTTGGTTTTTGGTAACTTTTGGCTTTTCCGGATAAGAATGAAGCATCATTGGAGGACTATACTACTGCGCCTTCCATGCATGGAACTTCACTCTTACATCCTTCACTTCTGATCCACTCTAACACCGAAGCACAGTCCTCTCTTGTTACGAATTGCCTTGCATTAACAGATTTCACAAACCATTCATTTACCTAGAGAATATTattaacaaaccaaaagaaagcCTAGTTGAgtgttatgtttgatttttttgtaccTGTTTCTGGAGCGGTATATCTTTAGTTCAGAAGCTTCTCGAGAATCTAATACGTCTTTGCTCATCCTGAGCGACTCGGGTATCTCCAACGTCTCTGTTTCATTCTCATAAGCATCGTATATGCATTGAAGTATCATATCCTGTGGGAGAACAACAAATTATCATCATATGCTTGATTGACAGTAAACAATTAGTTACTTAAAGAGTTTGAATAGAAGAGAGCCCCTcttaaagtttttaaacataTACCAGAGGTTTGGAAGCATTAAGCCAGTGGTAGATAGGCTCACACCGGAACCATGTCATTTGCCTTTTTGCAAAGTTTCTGCATATCATGATATGCAAAACCAAGTCTACCCATTTTAGTATTCTCAATCACTATTTCGTCCAAAAAGCTTATACACTAGAGATATTTCAAGTCTTATGTAGAGGAATCACCTGGATGCTGTCTGAAATCTGTTCAAGAAACCATAAAAATCTCTAGGGGAACTTTCACCCCCGTATCGACTGCAATATAATAGATATTCCATGGCCTGCAAACAATCAATATTTCAATCGTTAATCCAAAATGGTATCAAAGTAGTAAAAGTGCAgcaaataaattgatatgatgAGCTCGTAAAGTATAGCTTTTTTCAACTACACAAGTAATATGCTAATATTAACCAGAAAGTAACTGTTATATGTAATGTCATGCAATTTCTAGAACCAAAATCCATATTCTTCACTGAACTGGACATGCTGCAAAATTAACAGCTACAATCCGCTGCAGAGCCCTTGGCTAATAATAATGACTATGCACTAGATTAACACAAGAAATCTTTCTCTTCTCACTTCTCAGTTCGTTATGCACAACCCATTACAGAAGTAAGAGTTTACCTGTCTGTACCCAATGGCACGAGTTGCAGGATTTGTGTTTGGAAGAAGACCAATATCAAGAAGCCATCTAGCTTCTGACAAAACTCCATTGGGTCCTGGAGTTGAGAGACAAAGCATCAAGGAAAGATGAACTCAGAAGCAATGCCAGGCAAACATATGTAAAATTGCATACGGCACAGCAAAGAACATGCAAATTGtcttcaaataaaaaaagacttaTTACTGTCAGGTGCCATGGGGCTTGCAATTGTATCCTTGCTAGTTATTACTAATTAAGTAGTTGCACTTATTTTTTTACCTGAGAGCATGTCTTCACATCTGAAATCAATAGATCTGTAGAGAGCAACCCGTGGGGATGACAGGAAAAAACAAAGGAAGTCATAATCCAAATCTGTCTCTATGTTTTGGATAGCAATATCAGGAGATGAACCGTCCTCAAGAAAGTCATCAACATCAGGAGAATTCAAATTTTCTCGAAAAGAATCATATGGAATGCGAAAGGAAGACGGAGGTAATCCAGTTGACTGCCAGTAAAAGAAAACATTCAAAGCAAGATGAATAATGCATACAATCCAGAATGAAACAACATGATAGTTCCATCAACCTATCAGGTAAGAAATCATTTATCTACAGGAGCAAGATAATTCGAAGCAACTCCTTCAAGCAGAAGGTTAAAGTTAACAATTGTCAAACCTTGAGTATCTCGAGGCTACGCCGTAGTCTGTACCAATCATTACGAGGCAAAGAACAGGCTTTTGGATCACCAGCATTGACAACCATTTCCACAGCTGCTTCCCAGTCATGTTCGGTTTCAAAATTAACTAGCATATCATGGACCGCAGCGGTGACTTCTTGAGAAGGTTTAGGCACATCCGGCTTCCCATAGATATACCTAACATTAACAAGAGCATGAATGATGGTGAAATCAAGATTTTGCAGTACATTTTGATTGCTTTCAACATTATACGAAAGAGCACTAAACGAGTATACAATCTACTACCATACCATCGCAGGTACAATCCAGTGCCACCCGTAACTATGGGAACACGCCCTCTTTTAAGAATATCTTTGGTAGCTTGCCTTGCATCATTACAAAACTGCCCCACAGAGTATTCtaataaagcataaaaaaaatgtaaaacgtTCTAGATTTTTCATACACAAGTAGtcatattttacatttatggCATTTGTAAAACAAACCTTCAGAGGGGTGCAAAATGTCGATAAGATGATGAGGCACCTCCTGAATCATTTGTAAAACATAGGAACTGAAGCTTAAAGGAACTTTCATGTAGATTCAAGGCACCAAAACATgagataaaaaatgaataaatctTACCAAATATTCAGAAGGATACCTTTCTATCTCTATCTGATGGCTTGGCTGATCCAATATCAAGGCCTCTGTACACCTGTGGTTTGGGGTTAAAACAAAAGCAAGACCCTTTTTTAATAACACCAAAACATAGATGCAAAGTTCTGTAAATTGATCAAACTAAAAACTTCAACTTTAGCATTTCGGATACAATTTAGCCTCAAGGGTTCAAATTGAAAAGTGAGATAAGGAGCAAGGAACGGACCTGAACGGAGTCAGCACTAATGATTTCGCCATTGAGACGTTTGGCGAGCTCCATAGCAAGTCTGCTTTTTCCGGCACCGGTAGGTCCAGAAATCACAATCACCTTCTCCTTTTCAGACTTTCTCTTATTGGTCCCGTTCATAGGAACAGAGCAAGCCGTGGCTCCGCAGAAGCTCCTGCGCAATACAAGGCTCGGCGGCTGCAGCCTCAAGTAACACGCACGGCTCAAAAACACGCCACTGCTAATCACCATTTTAAACGGATGAAGAAGCTTTAAACACTACAGTACGGAAGCTAGAAGAGATTAGCTAAGTTTGATGGAAGGGATGACCCGCGCAAAAGCTCATctcaaagagaagagagacgaaGACACTGAGCGAGAGGGATTAGATTAGGAGAGAACTACGGTTCGGTTAGGTTTACAAATTAACCGAACCCTAACCAAATTACGAACCGAAATTGAAACGGTTTAATTAAACCGAGACGTTCTAAAAAcattcttgtttttgtattaaataaatcattACAATACGTTACCATAAATTTGTATTAAACATTCTTGTACATGT is from Camelina sativa cultivar DH55 chromosome 20, Cs, whole genome shotgun sequence and encodes:
- the LOC104770378 gene encoding GTP-binding nuclear protein Ran-2; this encodes MALPNQQTVDYPSFKLVIVGDGGTGKTTFVKRHLTGEFEKKYEPTIGVEVHPLDFFTNCGKIRFYCWDTAGQEKFGGLRDGYYIHGQCAIIMFDVTARLTYKNVPTWHRDLCRVCENIPIVLCGNKVDVKNRQVKAKQVTFHRKKNLQYYEISAKSNYNFEKPFLYLARKLAGDQNLHFVESPALAPPEVHLDIAAQQQNEADLAAAAAQPLPDDDDDAFE
- the LOC104770380 gene encoding tRNA dimethylallyltransferase 9 isoform X2, yielding MAKSLVLTPFRCTEALILDQPSHQIEIERYPSEYLEVPHHLIDILHPSEEYSVGQFCNDARQATKDILKRGRVPIVTGGTGLYLRWYIYGKPDVPKPSQEVTAAVHDMLVNFETEHDWEAAVEMVVNAGDPKACSLPRNDWYRLRRSLEILKSTGLPPSSFRIPYDSFRENLNSPDVDDFLEDGSSPDIAIQNIETDLDYDFLCFFLSSPRVALYRSIDFRCEDMLSGPNGVLSEARWLLDIGLLPNTNPATRAIGYRQAMEYLLYCSRYGGESSPRDFYGFLNRFQTASRNFAKRQMTWFRCEPIYHWLNASKPLDMILQCIYDAYENETETLEIPESLRMSKDVLDSREASELKIYRSRNRQFVTREDCASVLEWIRSEGCKSEVPCMEGAVV
- the LOC104770380 gene encoding tRNA dimethylallyltransferase 9 isoform X1, giving the protein MVISSGVFLSRACYLRLQPPSLVLRRSFCGATACSVPMNGTNKRKSEKEKVIVISGPTGAGKSRLAMELAKRLNGEIISADSVQVYRGLDIGSAKPSDRDRKEVPHHLIDILHPSEEYSVGQFCNDARQATKDILKRGRVPIVTGGTGLYLRWYIYGKPDVPKPSQEVTAAVHDMLVNFETEHDWEAAVEMVVNAGDPKACSLPRNDWYRLRRSLEILKSTGLPPSSFRIPYDSFRENLNSPDVDDFLEDGSSPDIAIQNIETDLDYDFLCFFLSSPRVALYRSIDFRCEDMLSGPNGVLSEARWLLDIGLLPNTNPATRAIGYRQAMEYLLYCSRYGGESSPRDFYGFLNRFQTASRNFAKRQMTWFRCEPIYHWLNASKPLDMILQCIYDAYENETETLEIPESLRMSKDVLDSREASELKIYRSRNRQFVTREDCASVLEWIRSEGCKSEVPCMEGAVV
- the LOC109124951 gene encoding GTP-binding nuclear protein Ran-3 (The sequence of the model RefSeq protein was modified relative to this genomic sequence to represent the inferred CDS: added 157 bases not found in genome assembly), which translates into the protein MALPNQQTVDYPSFKLVIVGDGGTGKTTFVKRHLTGEFEKKYEPTIGVEVHPLDFFTNCGKIRFYCWDTAGQEKFGGLRDGYYIHGQCAIIMFDVTARLTYKNVPTWHRDLCRVCENIPIVLCGNKVDVKNRQVKAKQVTFHRKKNLQYYEISAKSNYNFEKPFLYLARKLAGDANLHFVESPALAPPEVQIDMAAQQQHEAELAAAASQPLPDDDDDTFE
- the LOC104770379 gene encoding uncharacterized protein LOC104770379 — encoded protein: MMRFRKGTKVEVLSKSSVPSGAWRSAEIISGNGHYYTVMYESDDGTVRVPRKSMRPQPPRLQVLDSWAPGDILEVFESCSWKMAIVSKVLENGCFLIRLLGSSLKFKVTKSDIRVRQSWQDNEWIMIGQGASRLSGQTSTGELRRKVNPKGDYISSESKDKLDESDVILSKGLKKRTYSLVEPHNQDREKKKKKKKMMEAEEEDRESVASSVGSCSMDTDGLSAVSFSPRETGNTSDTESSFCGYGSMEMKKLEIPRKGSEAADVHRLELDAYRSSIERLHASGPIITWEQETWITNLRLRLNISNEEHLMQIRNLISDDNSTTYR